A stretch of the Anaerobaca lacustris genome encodes the following:
- a CDS encoding nucleotidyl transferase AbiEii/AbiGii toxin family protein, which yields MALTRFQQTLCHLIAANRIEQGEAYVAGGAALNLLTGGSRVSRDIDLFHDSLEALDATWQADRKLLESRGYELRATRERPGYVEAVVGKGVDAVLMQWTRDSAFRFFPLVEHEEFGLVLHPFDLATNKVLALAGRLEIRDWIDMITCHERIQPLGYLAWAACGKDPGFGPLTILEQAGRSGHYAPAELEGLSFDGPPPDLGDLSRRWRCLLEEAQAMVAILPAEQAGTCVLDCQGGLYRADPTQLRRDLEAGELIFHPGRIRGAYPQLSA from the coding sequence ATGGCTCTCACCCGATTCCAGCAGACCCTCTGCCACCTCATAGCAGCCAACCGCATCGAACAGGGCGAGGCCTACGTGGCGGGAGGGGCGGCATTGAACCTCCTGACGGGCGGAAGCCGGGTCTCCCGAGATATCGATTTGTTTCATGACAGTCTTGAGGCTCTGGATGCCACATGGCAGGCCGACCGCAAGTTGCTCGAAAGCCGGGGCTACGAATTGCGCGCCACGCGCGAACGCCCGGGATACGTCGAGGCCGTCGTCGGCAAAGGTGTCGATGCGGTGTTGATGCAGTGGACGCGCGACAGCGCCTTTCGGTTTTTCCCTCTGGTCGAGCACGAGGAGTTTGGACTGGTGCTGCATCCATTCGATCTGGCGACGAACAAGGTCCTGGCGTTGGCGGGACGGCTCGAGATTCGCGATTGGATCGACATGATCACTTGTCACGAGCGGATTCAACCCTTGGGCTATCTGGCTTGGGCGGCTTGTGGCAAGGACCCGGGCTTTGGTCCTCTGACCATCCTGGAGCAGGCCGGACGTTCCGGACACTATGCGCCCGCGGAACTGGAGGGGCTGTCGTTCGACGGTCCGCCGCCGGATCTTGGCGATCTGTCGCGAAGATGGCGTTGCCTGCTGGAAGAGGCTCAAGCGATGGTTGCGATCCTTCCGGCAGAGCAAGCGGGTACATGCGTGCTCGACTGTCAAGGCGGGCTCTATAGGGCTGACCCGACACAACTGCGACGAGACCTGGAGGCAGGGGAGTTGATCTTCCATCCCGGTCGGATTCGGGGGGCCTATCCACAACTCTCCGCCTAA
- a CDS encoding GntR family transcriptional regulator gives MLLQIDHHSGQPIYRQVMEQIRRQILAGHLSEGEQLVSVRELAGQLKVNPMTISKAYSLLEIEGLLERRRGVGLFVARIRPDQKSRTKSEVLEQILARAVATAVQLDIPESEVHEAIERLFERYGVAMRRQEHE, from the coding sequence ATGCTGTTGCAGATCGACCATCATAGCGGCCAACCCATCTACCGGCAGGTGATGGAACAGATTCGCCGGCAGATTCTGGCGGGGCACCTGAGCGAAGGCGAGCAGCTCGTCAGCGTGCGCGAGCTGGCAGGGCAGCTCAAGGTCAACCCCATGACGATCAGCAAGGCGTACAGCCTGCTGGAGATCGAGGGTCTGCTGGAACGGCGTCGTGGCGTCGGCTTGTTCGTCGCCCGCATCCGCCCGGACCAGAAATCCCGCACGAAGAGCGAGGTGCTCGAGCAGATCCTCGCCAGGGCGGTGGCGACCGCCGTGCAGTTGGATATCCCCGAGAGCGAAGTCCACGAGGCGATCGAACGGCTCTTCGAACGATATGGTGTTGCGATGCGGAGGCAAGAGCATGAGTGA
- a CDS encoding cupin domain-containing protein yields MTSSQKAFALELDSNPEYQRLLEGTPQTCGMRSGRVYLEAGESCGQHSTKDHEELLVFLAGEGVVHIGDDVDLKVGLGKVAYIPPRTLHDVENTGSEPLAYIYCVAPASVE; encoded by the coding sequence ATGACATCATCACAAAAAGCCTTCGCCTTGGAACTGGACAGCAACCCGGAATATCAAAGGCTGCTGGAAGGCACACCTCAGACCTGTGGGATGCGGTCGGGCCGTGTCTACCTCGAAGCCGGCGAGTCCTGCGGACAGCACAGCACCAAGGACCACGAAGAGCTGCTGGTCTTCCTGGCCGGTGAAGGCGTGGTCCACATTGGTGACGATGTCGATCTCAAGGTCGGTTTGGGAAAGGTGGCCTACATCCCCCCCAGAACGCTACACGACGTGGAAAACACCGGCAGCGAACCTCTCGCCTACATCTACTGCGTCGCACCGGCAAGCGTCGAGTGA
- a CDS encoding DUF433 domain-containing protein — MKKLTRITFDPNVMGGKPCIRGMRITVGMVLGMLASGHSRQRILDLYPYLEPQDIDESLAYAAWRVEEVDVPLGSLPA, encoded by the coding sequence ATGAAGAAGCTGACCCGAATCACATTCGATCCGAACGTCATGGGCGGCAAGCCCTGCATTCGCGGGATGCGCATAACCGTGGGCATGGTTTTGGGGATGCTCGCCTCGGGCCATTCGAGGCAGCGGATTCTTGATCTGTATCCCTATCTCGAACCGCAGGACATCGATGAATCGCTTGCCTATGCGGCCTGGCGGGTCGAAGAGGTCGATGTTCCGCTCGGGTCACTACCCGCATGA
- a CDS encoding Gfo/Idh/MocA family protein codes for MKSMRRREFLKSTLAASAVGVAPFNILKAGPSPNSKLNIACIGVGMQGSSNAEYLAGTDNVIALCDVDSDWCGKQIRNRTSLHGIKLWTDYRVMFDKIGKDIDAVLIATPEHNHYTICLYAMRHGKHVYCQKPLCHTVNEVRLLTEEAKKHPKVVTQMGNQGHSGSSSALLRDWGQAGSVGPVKEVVCYSTKNYWIDKPVVEGSKVPETLDWDLYLNRAEMIPFSTSYMNREWIRYTHFSGAVGDMAAHIFDPAYYALDLRVPLSVRAEVKTPAFPGSLPRSGVITYEFGPRGDMPPVTMKYYLGDDIEFPRPKHLEPERRGIDSGSVMVGEHASIMAGSHSQGARIIPETAMKETPRPPQVAFRCKGRTHFDNWTLACKGEDVAMSSFDYAGPLSEIIVLGDIALVHPGRTLLWDAKNMKITNDEEADKSLFMRRLAPRDHLNWC; via the coding sequence ATGAAATCGATGAGACGTCGCGAGTTTCTCAAGAGTACCCTGGCTGCATCGGCCGTCGGTGTGGCGCCGTTCAACATCCTCAAGGCGGGCCCCTCGCCCAACAGCAAGCTCAACATCGCCTGCATCGGGGTGGGCATGCAGGGTTCGAGCAACGCCGAATATCTGGCGGGGACCGACAACGTGATCGCCCTGTGTGACGTCGATTCCGACTGGTGCGGCAAACAGATCCGCAATCGCACGAGCCTGCATGGGATCAAGCTCTGGACCGACTACCGCGTGATGTTCGACAAGATCGGCAAGGACATCGACGCCGTGCTGATCGCCACACCCGAGCACAACCACTACACGATCTGCCTGTACGCCATGCGGCACGGCAAGCACGTCTATTGCCAGAAGCCCCTCTGCCACACGGTCAACGAGGTGCGTCTGCTGACGGAAGAAGCGAAGAAGCATCCGAAGGTCGTCACGCAGATGGGCAACCAGGGCCACTCGGGCAGCAGCTCGGCCCTGCTGCGGGACTGGGGCCAGGCCGGTTCGGTCGGACCTGTCAAAGAGGTCGTCTGCTATTCCACCAAGAACTACTGGATCGACAAGCCGGTCGTGGAGGGCTCCAAGGTGCCCGAGACGCTGGATTGGGACCTGTACCTGAACCGGGCCGAGATGATCCCCTTCAGCACCAGTTACATGAACCGCGAGTGGATTCGCTACACGCACTTCAGCGGCGCCGTCGGCGACATGGCCGCTCACATCTTCGACCCGGCGTATTACGCCCTGGACCTGCGGGTGCCGCTCAGCGTGCGGGCGGAGGTGAAGACCCCCGCGTTTCCCGGATCACTTCCCCGGTCGGGCGTCATCACCTACGAGTTCGGTCCGCGCGGCGACATGCCCCCGGTCACCATGAAGTACTATCTGGGCGACGACATCGAGTTCCCGCGTCCCAAGCATCTGGAGCCCGAGCGTCGCGGGATCGACAGCGGGTCGGTCATGGTCGGCGAGCACGCCTCAATCATGGCCGGCAGCCATAGCCAGGGCGCGCGGATCATCCCCGAGACCGCGATGAAAGAGACGCCCCGGCCGCCCCAGGTGGCGTTCCGCTGCAAGGGCCGGACGCACTTCGACAACTGGACGCTGGCGTGCAAGGGCGAGGACGTCGCGATGTCGTCATTCGACTACGCCGGACCGCTGTCGGAGATCATCGTCCTCGGCGACATCGCCCTGGTGCACCCCGGCCGAACGCTGCTCTGGGACGCGAAGAACATGAAGATCACCAACGACGAGGAGGCCGACAAGAGCCTCTTCATGCGGCGTCTGGCGCCGCGCGATCACCTGAACTGGTGCTGA
- a CDS encoding endonuclease III domain-containing protein, whose amino-acid sequence MTTRQQLMNIYERLFDAFGPQHWWPGRTRFEIIVGAILTQNTSWTNVARAIANLQAAGRLDPDRLHGLDAAELEPLIRPAGYFRLKAKRLRNFTQWLFEAYGGSLDALEAVETRRLREELLGISGIGPETADSILLYAMDRPVFVVDTYTARVAVRHGLIEPDINYEQLQYLFESNLEPDVTLFNEYHALLVRTGKDFCKPTPRCPACPLNDLPHEVQIESA is encoded by the coding sequence ATGACAACGCGACAGCAGTTGATGAACATCTACGAGCGTCTGTTCGATGCCTTCGGCCCGCAGCACTGGTGGCCGGGCCGGACGCGATTCGAGATCATCGTCGGCGCGATCCTGACGCAGAACACGAGCTGGACGAACGTCGCGCGGGCCATCGCGAATTTGCAGGCGGCCGGCCGTCTGGATCCGGACCGGCTACACGGGCTCGATGCAGCCGAACTGGAGCCGCTGATCCGCCCGGCCGGTTACTTCCGCCTCAAAGCCAAGCGATTGCGGAACTTCACGCAGTGGCTCTTCGAAGCGTACGGCGGCTCGCTCGATGCGCTCGAGGCCGTCGAGACCCGCCGCCTGCGTGAGGAACTGCTGGGTATCTCGGGCATCGGCCCGGAGACCGCCGATTCGATCCTTCTGTACGCGATGGATCGCCCCGTTTTCGTGGTGGACACCTACACCGCCCGCGTCGCCGTCCGGCACGGGCTCATCGAGCCGGACATCAACTACGAGCAGTTGCAGTATCTCTTCGAGTCCAACCTCGAACCCGATGTGACGCTGTTCAACGAATACCACGCCCTGCTCGTCCGCACCGGCAAGGACTTCTGCAAGCCCACCCCCAGGTGCCCCGCCTGCCCGCTCAACGACCTGCCCCACGAAGTTCAAATCGAGAGCGCCTGA
- a CDS encoding metal ABC transporter solute-binding protein, Zn/Mn family has protein sequence MKAIRLSSSLAVLLLWLLPAGGCREGAAATDAPEIAVTNSYLEAAVRDLCGPDVQIMSLAPPGMCPGHFDISPGLVRQLGRCRILLLFDFQSQVESTLSRLRDNGLQMHRVDGPAGLCVPDTYLAACRQVAEILARDDPQRAEQLTTRLALIEERLGALSDELRTAVADAGSIRVPVLTSHHQAKFAEWLGLDAVATFVGSDTETVGHIDHCLRQAAGRQVRFVIANQQEGTALARALADRLSAEAVVFSNFPPQVAEGPAFDALLRGNVERLLEAGVR, from the coding sequence ATGAAAGCGATTCGCCTTAGCAGTTCACTAGCAGTCCTTCTCCTGTGGCTTCTGCCGGCAGGCGGTTGCCGGGAGGGGGCCGCGGCGACGGATGCGCCCGAGATCGCCGTGACGAACTCCTATCTGGAGGCGGCGGTGCGGGATCTCTGCGGGCCCGACGTGCAGATCATGTCTCTGGCGCCGCCGGGGATGTGTCCGGGCCATTTCGACATCTCGCCGGGGCTGGTCCGACAGCTTGGCCGATGTCGAATCCTGCTGTTGTTTGATTTTCAGTCGCAGGTCGAATCGACGCTCTCCCGCCTGAGAGACAACGGTCTCCAGATGCATCGTGTCGACGGCCCGGCCGGGTTGTGTGTGCCGGACACCTATCTGGCGGCATGTCGGCAGGTCGCGGAGATCCTGGCACGCGACGACCCACAACGCGCCGAGCAACTCACGACGCGACTGGCATTGATTGAGGAACGCCTTGGCGCGCTGAGCGACGAACTGCGAACGGCGGTGGCCGATGCCGGCTCCATTCGGGTGCCGGTCCTGACCTCGCATCACCAGGCGAAATTCGCCGAGTGGCTTGGCCTCGACGCCGTGGCGACCTTCGTCGGCAGCGACACCGAGACCGTCGGGCACATCGATCACTGCCTCCGACAGGCCGCCGGGCGGCAGGTGCGCTTCGTCATCGCCAACCAGCAGGAGGGCACGGCTCTGGCCCGGGCGCTGGCCGACCGACTCAGCGCTGAGGCGGTGGTCTTCAGCAACTTTCCGCCGCAGGTTGCCGAGGGGCCGGCGTTCGATGCGTTGCTTCGCGGCAACGTCGAGCGTCTGCTTGAGGCCGGCGTCCGATGA
- a CDS encoding ABC transporter ATP-binding protein, whose translation MTGGSLSLSQISVRRSGRAILSIDDLTIPAGAFVGIIGTNGAGKTTLLKTCAGLIAPAQGTVQIDDVDLGRLGPWARCRLRKRIGYIPQSTEYNAELPFTVREVVAMGRTSLKPLLVRLDRQDYAVVDRWIETLGLGSRRDQTFRSLSGGEQQKVLIARAMAQDPEILMLDEPCANLDFNWKHQISEIIEQLYRQTNVTILMVSHETGVLPPACERIVLFREGRIVADGTPDVVLSTEVLRRAYDGAFRVVVAEGRRYTVNAESEGDR comes from the coding sequence ATGACGGGCGGATCGCTGAGTCTCTCGCAGATCAGCGTTCGGCGGAGCGGTCGTGCCATCCTTTCGATCGACGATCTGACGATCCCGGCCGGGGCCTTCGTCGGGATCATCGGCACCAACGGCGCCGGAAAGACCACCCTGCTCAAGACCTGTGCCGGCCTGATCGCGCCGGCCCAGGGAACCGTACAGATCGACGACGTCGATCTCGGACGGCTGGGCCCGTGGGCCAGGTGCCGGCTTCGCAAGCGGATCGGCTACATTCCCCAATCAACGGAATACAACGCCGAGTTGCCTTTCACCGTTCGCGAAGTCGTCGCGATGGGCCGGACCAGTTTGAAACCTCTGCTGGTTCGCCTGGATCGCCAGGATTATGCCGTCGTCGATCGTTGGATCGAAACGCTGGGGCTCGGCAGCCGGCGCGACCAGACGTTTCGCAGCCTCTCCGGCGGAGAGCAGCAGAAGGTGCTTATCGCGCGGGCCATGGCCCAGGACCCCGAGATCCTGATGCTCGACGAGCCCTGCGCCAATCTCGACTTCAACTGGAAGCACCAGATCTCCGAGATTATCGAGCAGCTCTACCGGCAAACGAATGTCACTATCCTGATGGTCTCCCATGAGACGGGCGTCCTGCCGCCGGCGTGCGAGCGGATCGTGCTGTTTCGCGAGGGTCGGATCGTGGCCGACGGCACGCCCGACGTGGTGCTCTCGACCGAGGTGCTGCGCCGGGCTTACGACGGAGCGTTCCGGGTGGTGGTGGCCGAGGGGCGACGCTACACCGTGAACGCTGAGAGCGAGGGCGACCGATGA
- a CDS encoding ABC transporter ATP-binding protein — translation MSDETIMVKIRGLGKRFGQIQALDGVDLDIERGRIIGLLGANGAGKSTLLRHIIGLYLPDSGWCTTLGCDAGRLGPPELARIGYVHQEGELIDWMTAAQLIRYVSVYYPNWNKELEQRLVGEYEISLKARVGSLSPGQRQRLAILIAICFEPELLILDEPAAALDPLARAQFLDLLLQLIQDQKRTIVISSHILSDVEKVIDQAVVMKAGKIVADASFDALREKYSRVRLTSLAGPLPEPLDFANVLECRRNQSEATLTMHDLPPELIEAAAARIHCQAEVHPLPLEDIYRIVVA, via the coding sequence ATGAGTGACGAGACGATCATGGTGAAGATTCGCGGCCTGGGCAAGCGGTTCGGCCAGATCCAGGCCCTCGACGGCGTCGACCTCGACATCGAGCGAGGCCGGATCATCGGCCTGCTCGGCGCCAACGGGGCGGGCAAGAGCACGCTGCTGCGCCACATCATCGGCCTGTACCTGCCCGACAGCGGCTGGTGCACCACCCTGGGCTGCGACGCCGGCCGGCTCGGTCCGCCGGAGTTGGCCCGCATTGGTTACGTTCACCAGGAGGGCGAGCTGATCGACTGGATGACAGCCGCCCAACTGATCCGCTACGTCAGCGTCTATTACCCCAACTGGAACAAGGAACTGGAGCAGCGGCTGGTCGGCGAATACGAGATCTCGCTCAAGGCCCGCGTCGGCTCGCTCTCGCCCGGCCAGAGGCAGCGCCTGGCGATCCTGATCGCGATCTGTTTCGAGCCCGAGCTATTGATCCTCGACGAGCCGGCCGCGGCGCTCGACCCGCTGGCCCGCGCGCAGTTTCTCGACCTGCTGCTGCAACTGATCCAGGACCAGAAGCGCACGATCGTGATCTCCTCGCACATCCTCAGCGACGTCGAGAAGGTGATCGACCAGGCCGTGGTTATGAAGGCCGGCAAGATCGTCGCCGACGCCAGCTTCGATGCGCTGCGCGAAAAATACAGCCGCGTGCGCCTGACCTCGCTGGCAGGCCCCTTGCCCGAGCCGCTGGACTTCGCCAACGTCCTCGAATGCCGCCGCAACCAGTCCGAAGCAACCCTGACAATGCATGACCTGCCACCCGAGCTGATCGAAGCCGCCGCCGCCCGCATCCACTGCCAGGCCGAGGTTCACCCTCTGCCCCTGGAAGACATCTACCGCATCGTCGTCGCATAG
- a CDS encoding DUF2617 family protein: MESPQANVAVDQLTFSLFQRPLHPELFQLYATRQLKTEKYEALIWVTGCTHVVSVFSGDVCLSEVVSTPGQLLPHRGLVERFQFRGPRTHKCTLSRGVSYMTDFQVEKMSPNLYRQSYADLERFARNRGVFVKFPELELDGLQPFCYVDFEARRSELHIHTFAAYPDQVTMIKTQSLFDFQ, translated from the coding sequence ATGGAATCGCCACAAGCCAATGTCGCCGTTGACCAACTGACGTTCAGTCTCTTCCAGAGGCCTTTGCACCCGGAACTTTTCCAGCTCTACGCCACCCGGCAACTCAAGACGGAGAAGTACGAGGCGCTGATCTGGGTCACCGGCTGCACCCACGTCGTGAGCGTGTTTTCCGGCGATGTGTGCCTCAGCGAGGTCGTCAGTACGCCGGGGCAATTGCTTCCGCATCGCGGCTTGGTCGAGCGATTCCAGTTCCGCGGCCCGCGCACCCACAAGTGCACGCTCAGTCGCGGGGTCAGTTACATGACCGATTTCCAGGTCGAGAAGATGAGCCCCAATCTCTATCGGCAGAGCTACGCCGATTTGGAGCGATTCGCCCGCAATCGCGGGGTCTTTGTGAAATTCCCCGAGTTGGAGCTCGACGGATTGCAGCCGTTCTGCTACGTGGACTTCGAGGCGCGACGCAGCGAACTGCACATCCACACCTTCGCCGCCTATCCCGATCAGGTGACGATGATCAAGACGCAGTCGCTCTTCGATTTCCAGTAG
- a CDS encoding type II secretion system protein, which yields MKRAFTLIEVLVVVAVVASLLGILLPVTGRARLQAKVLTVNAELRDIGLALEAYSFDHDGAYPPTRVDCMLGEHYYQLPLELTQAGYLPAAPPETFLSTGIEDRFNRGYTYKYLSVGTLIYNRTTVIEEGAYLWVPDGFADNEQADGRSYSSSKTSPVSWVLYSQGPNFDDARMRKLDYPVPRATWFDPQTGRGVITRLRLRNGHQTGSFER from the coding sequence GTGAAACGAGCGTTCACACTGATCGAAGTGCTGGTGGTCGTCGCCGTTGTCGCGTCGCTGCTAGGGATTTTGCTGCCCGTGACGGGGCGGGCCCGCCTTCAGGCGAAGGTGCTCACCGTCAACGCCGAGTTGCGTGACATCGGCCTGGCGCTCGAGGCCTATTCGTTCGACCACGACGGCGCCTATCCGCCGACGCGCGTGGACTGCATGCTGGGCGAGCACTACTATCAGCTTCCGCTCGAACTGACGCAGGCGGGCTACCTGCCGGCGGCGCCGCCGGAGACGTTTCTCTCGACGGGCATCGAGGACCGCTTCAACCGGGGCTACACCTACAAGTATCTATCCGTCGGGACCCTGATTTACAACCGTACCACCGTCATCGAGGAGGGCGCGTATCTCTGGGTCCCCGACGGTTTCGCCGACAACGAGCAGGCCGACGGACGCAGCTACAGCAGCTCGAAGACCTCTCCGGTCAGTTGGGTCCTCTACAGCCAGGGCCCGAACTTCGACGACGCCCGGATGAGGAAGCTGGACTACCCGGTGCCTCGCGCGACTTGGTTCGATCCACAGACGGGCCGGGGTGTGATCACGCGCTTGCGGCTACGCAACGGCCATCAGACCGGTTCCTTCGAGAGATAG
- a CDS encoding sugar phosphate isomerase/epimerase family protein, with protein MKSNERRTISRRGLLGSAAAAAALAMAPGGALRRVGAQATDKPNSKFNGVQIGTITYSFRDLPGTAEDILKYVVQCGISSIELMGGPVEQHAGVPAAMRGGRDMTDEQRKAMQQSREAQLQWRLSAPMEKFRALRKMYNDAGVNIHIVKFGNIGDGNMSDGEIDYYFNVAKALGARGITRELSEEAAKRLGPIADKHKIMIGFHNHTQMTPTTYDGPILSYGKYLGINFDIGHYVAGTNQSPIPIIEKFHDRILSLHLKDRKVNNGPNMPFGQGDTPVALVLQLLKREKWDIPADIELEYRVPPGSNSVAETTKCVQFCKEALA; from the coding sequence ATGAAGAGCAACGAACGACGAACGATCTCCCGCCGGGGACTGCTGGGCAGTGCGGCGGCCGCAGCGGCCCTGGCCATGGCGCCGGGCGGCGCGCTGCGCCGCGTGGGCGCCCAGGCGACGGACAAGCCCAACTCCAAATTCAACGGCGTGCAGATCGGGACGATCACCTATAGCTTCCGCGACCTGCCCGGCACCGCCGAGGACATCCTCAAATATGTCGTGCAGTGCGGGATCAGCTCGATCGAGCTGATGGGCGGACCGGTCGAACAGCACGCCGGCGTCCCGGCCGCCATGCGCGGAGGCCGCGACATGACCGACGAGCAGCGCAAGGCCATGCAGCAGAGCCGCGAGGCGCAGCTTCAATGGCGCCTGTCGGCCCCGATGGAGAAATTCCGGGCGCTGCGGAAGATGTACAACGACGCCGGCGTCAACATTCACATCGTCAAGTTCGGCAACATCGGCGACGGCAACATGAGCGATGGCGAGATCGACTATTACTTCAACGTCGCCAAGGCGCTCGGCGCCCGGGGCATCACCCGCGAGCTTTCGGAAGAGGCGGCCAAGCGCCTGGGGCCCATCGCCGACAAACACAAGATCATGATCGGCTTCCACAACCACACGCAAATGACGCCCACGACGTACGACGGGCCGATCCTGTCGTACGGCAAGTATCTCGGGATCAACTTCGACATCGGCCACTATGTCGCGGGCACCAACCAGTCGCCGATCCCGATTATCGAGAAGTTCCACGATCGGATTCTGAGCCTGCACCTGAAGGACCGCAAGGTCAACAACGGCCCGAACATGCCGTTCGGCCAGGGTGACACGCCGGTGGCGCTGGTCCTCCAGTTGCTCAAGAGAGAGAAGTGGGACATCCCGGCCGACATCGAGCTGGAGTACCGAGTCCCGCCGGGCTCGAACTCCGTCGCCGAGACGACCAAATGCGTCCAGTTCTGTAAGGAAGCGCTCGCCTGA
- a CDS encoding CPBP family glutamic-type intramembrane protease, translated as MAGRKKNESKPSYSTSQLLNYESDSYLERTSRPVYAIVFLLPFIIFYEIGTILINTDMLNRSQVRVVAFVWLQQLLQYLGTSSRIAWIAPPLVVILILIGLQLASRKRWYFCAGDYIPMVVECMLLAVPLIVLSLFFNSRSVAPDGSPRLDGNTLAAVAHVVDGRTGGPAEPVRQGVAPLMAEAKNGGPSLMANIVTGVGAGIYEELVFRLILICLLMMLFQDLLGLSHANAIVSSVLISAALFSAHHHIVVLDGQFGCNAPFNWTEFSFRTIAGVYFAALFAIRGFGITAGTHAFYDIIATLINALVFDH; from the coding sequence ATGGCCGGCCGGAAGAAGAACGAAAGCAAGCCAAGCTACTCGACGAGCCAGTTGCTCAACTACGAGAGCGACTCCTATCTGGAGCGCACCAGCCGGCCGGTGTACGCGATCGTCTTCCTGTTGCCGTTCATCATCTTCTATGAGATTGGCACGATCCTGATCAATACCGACATGCTGAACCGTTCGCAGGTCCGCGTGGTCGCCTTCGTGTGGCTCCAGCAGTTGCTTCAGTATCTCGGCACCAGCAGCCGGATCGCCTGGATCGCGCCGCCCCTGGTTGTGATCCTCATTCTTATCGGTCTGCAATTGGCCTCGCGCAAAAGATGGTATTTCTGCGCAGGAGATTACATCCCGATGGTTGTGGAGTGCATGCTTCTGGCGGTTCCGTTGATCGTCCTGAGTCTGTTCTTCAACAGTCGGTCGGTCGCGCCGGACGGGTCGCCCCGGCTCGACGGCAACACGCTCGCCGCAGTGGCGCACGTCGTCGACGGCCGCACCGGTGGGCCGGCTGAGCCCGTTCGGCAGGGGGTGGCGCCGCTGATGGCCGAAGCGAAGAACGGCGGGCCGTCGCTGATGGCGAACATCGTCACCGGCGTTGGGGCGGGCATCTACGAGGAGCTGGTCTTCCGACTGATCCTGATCTGCCTGCTGATGATGCTCTTTCAGGACCTGCTCGGACTGAGTCATGCCAACGCGATCGTCTCGAGCGTGCTGATTTCAGCGGCCCTGTTCAGCGCCCACCATCACATCGTCGTTCTGGACGGACAATTCGGCTGCAACGCTCCGTTCAACTGGACGGAGTTCAGTTTTCGGACGATCGCCGGGGTCTACTTTGCCGCGCTGTTCGCCATTCGAGGGTTCGGCATCACGGCCGGCACGCACGCGTTTTACGACATTATCGCCACGCTGATCAACGCGCTTGTCTTTGACCATTGA